In a genomic window of Xylanivirga thermophila:
- a CDS encoding ATP-dependent helicase: MDIYLRPGQDRVMEYDGGYLAVPSVPGAGKTFILTQLAVKLIRETGENILIVTYMNSAVANFKQRISKALEAEGLNPVDGYEVMTLHSLAMKIIKEKPDRLFINDEFQIVDENEQKSIITDVCTRFIEENTKMFYSLLPPTSQVSSHEYRKADMKKWSDAFIRLVGPFISYIKVAGWSPDKLDDVLNENGHFFMLDWCAEVYRMYQAELSIRGVLDFDDILANALYALERYPDILEKYQNRYGYIFEDEAQDSTPIQQKMLMLLCKTHGNLVRVGDGNQAIMSTFTASDPKLFKDFYSMDSTCIQPIWLASRSCEKIIDLANYFVSWSRENDVIPPECLDALENQYIQPVDRTDPYPNPVPEVYPLCCRQFQNLDDEMDFVARSVGKFIKKHPDKTVAVLVPKNSYIQLLIKKLEKKAIPYRELTSYPKDRAYTANVIGAFLDYLSTPSDNKKLLDVLNFLPKFEDIKGSRHIRQFLSKANLEDIFYPIDSKIDGDMLPKQVIEEGLWAEWEKWQEVFKELMEMSSSMPEYLVLHIGERLDFDEQQMAIAQKVAGDIRYFTMANPSWSLKDLAEELKNIKNSYNYFAGVVYDMEGYEPKAGEVTIATYHKSKGLEWDGVFLTCLNTGDFQARLDDPFMGDLNMLSEEYKNAPAIIRAEVDRLTGRRSIDNAIIQSRLDTIGEKMRLLYVGITRAKISLVITASGSTSAYYNVLAKYIKWDKTRALGGMHNER, encoded by the coding sequence ATGGACATATACTTACGTCCTGGACAGGATAGGGTTATGGAGTATGATGGGGGGTATTTGGCAGTTCCAAGTGTGCCAGGTGCCGGCAAGACTTTTATACTTACCCAGCTGGCTGTCAAGCTTATAAGGGAGACAGGAGAGAATATACTTATAGTTACATATATGAACAGTGCTGTTGCTAATTTTAAGCAGAGGATATCAAAAGCGTTGGAGGCGGAAGGCTTAAATCCAGTAGATGGATATGAGGTAATGACCCTCCATTCATTGGCAATGAAGATTATAAAGGAAAAGCCTGATAGGTTATTCATAAATGATGAATTTCAGATAGTGGATGAAAATGAACAAAAATCTATAATAACTGATGTATGTACTAGATTTATAGAGGAAAATACTAAAATGTTTTATTCACTTCTCCCGCCGACTTCACAGGTATCTAGCCATGAATACCGTAAGGCGGATATGAAGAAATGGTCAGATGCATTCATTCGGCTCGTGGGGCCATTTATATCCTATATAAAAGTTGCGGGATGGAGTCCGGATAAACTAGATGATGTATTAAATGAAAATGGACATTTCTTTATGCTCGACTGGTGTGCCGAGGTGTACAGGATGTATCAGGCAGAGCTTTCTATAAGGGGTGTGCTTGATTTTGATGATATACTGGCCAACGCCCTTTATGCATTGGAAAGATATCCTGATATATTGGAAAAATATCAAAATAGGTATGGATATATATTTGAAGATGAGGCTCAGGATAGCACTCCAATTCAGCAAAAGATGCTAATGCTTTTGTGTAAAACCCATGGTAATCTAGTGAGGGTTGGTGATGGCAATCAAGCCATAATGTCTACGTTTACGGCATCAGATCCAAAGCTGTTTAAAGACTTTTATAGCATGGATAGCACATGTATTCAACCCATATGGCTAGCTAGCAGGAGCTGTGAAAAAATAATTGATCTTGCCAATTATTTTGTATCATGGTCGAGGGAAAATGATGTCATTCCACCTGAATGCCTAGATGCGCTTGAGAATCAGTATATACAACCGGTTGATAGAACTGATCCCTACCCAAATCCTGTGCCTGAGGTCTATCCTTTGTGCTGTAGACAATTTCAAAATCTAGATGATGAGATGGATTTTGTAGCTCGATCGGTAGGTAAATTTATTAAAAAGCATCCGGATAAGACAGTAGCTGTATTGGTACCTAAAAACAGTTATATACAATTGCTCATAAAAAAACTTGAAAAAAAGGCAATCCCTTATAGGGAGCTTACAAGCTATCCAAAGGATAGGGCATATACCGCTAATGTAATAGGTGCATTTCTTGATTACCTATCCACCCCGTCCGATAATAAAAAGCTGCTTGATGTACTCAATTTTCTGCCTAAATTTGAAGACATAAAGGGTTCCCGTCATATACGTCAATTTTTGAGCAAGGCAAATCTAGAGGATATTTTTTATCCAATAGATTCTAAAATTGATGGAGATATGCTACCTAAACAGGTAATCGAAGAGGGATTGTGGGCTGAGTGGGAAAAATGGCAAGAGGTTTTCAAGGAACTCATGGAGATGTCTAGCAGTATGCCGGAATATTTAGTATTGCATATAGGAGAGAGGCTTGATTTTGACGAGCAGCAAATGGCCATAGCACAGAAAGTGGCAGGGGATATCAGATATTTCACAATGGCCAATCCTTCCTGGTCACTTAAGGATCTGGCGGAGGAGCTTAAAAATATAAAAAATTCATATAATTACTTTGCCGGCGTGGTATATGACATGGAAGGATATGAACCAAAGGCGGGAGAGGTGACTATAGCGACATATCATAAATCGAAAGGTCTTGAATGGGATGGTGTGTTTTTAACCTGTCTGAATACCGGTGATTTTCAGGCAAGGCTTGATGATCCTTTTATGGGTGATTTAAACATGCTCAGTGAAGAATATAAAAATGCTCCTGCTATAATACGGGCTGAGGTTGATCGATTAACGGGTAGGCGTAGTATAGATAATGCAATTATCCAGTCTAGGCTAGATACAATAGGTGAAAAGATGCGCCTATTGTATGTGGGGATTACAAGGGCAAAGATTAGCCTAGTAATCACAGCAAGTGGCAGTACATCTGCATATTACAATGTACTGGCGAAGTATATAAAATGGGATAAAACAAGGGCTTTAGGGGGAATGCATAATGAAAGATGA
- a CDS encoding PD-(D/E)XK nuclease family protein codes for MKDDFYFSQYALNEFRHCPLKFKYRYIDGLYWDNDKDDEFKMSIEKGKNFHLMAQRYFLGVPDSNAYMEEYAELNEWIDDLKQFVPIDDRVRYFPEYELRVRDEKRIRAKYDLVVIDEMDNITIYDWKTEHHELSPKWARAQLQTKVYLYVMAKAGGLLTGSEVVPEQITMVYWQPVYAKYPIRLQYSKEQFEDDYICLKRLIDEIEQFDYELYDMTGREKNCERCEYCYFCNQKKE; via the coding sequence ATGAAAGATGATTTTTATTTTAGCCAGTATGCCCTAAATGAATTTAGACATTGTCCTTTGAAATTTAAGTATCGTTATATAGATGGATTATACTGGGATAATGATAAAGATGATGAGTTCAAGATGAGCATAGAAAAGGGCAAAAACTTTCATCTAATGGCCCAACGCTATTTTTTAGGTGTACCGGATAGCAATGCATATATGGAAGAATATGCTGAGCTGAATGAATGGATAGATGATTTAAAGCAATTTGTCCCAATAGATGATAGGGTTAGATATTTTCCAGAGTATGAGTTGCGGGTTAGGGATGAAAAAAGGATTAGGGCAAAATACGATCTTGTGGTAATAGACGAAATGGACAATATTACAATATATGATTGGAAGACCGAACATCATGAGTTATCTCCTAAATGGGCAAGGGCACAGCTTCAGACAAAGGTATATCTATATGTAATGGCAAAGGCGGGTGGACTGCTAACAGGAAGTGAAGTGGTGCCGGAACAGATAACCATGGTATATTGGCAGCCTGTATATGCTAAATATCCCATAAGGCTTCAATATTCAAAAGAACAGTTTGAAGATGACTATATATGCCTGAAAAGGCTCATAGATGAGATAGAACAGTTTGATTATGAGCTTTATGATATGACAGGCAGAGAAAAAAATTGTGAACGTTGTGAGTATTGTTATTTCTGTAATCAAAAAAAGGAGTAA
- a CDS encoding C40 family peptidase produces the protein MKKLSKVVCCVLAIAICLLVLAVDSTAYAASLLREGSRGNEVTKLQQVLYNKGYIKKSHITGYYGPITREAVKKFQRDNGLKADGIVGKNTSARMFNSSSASSRGSARVEANIGLDSSQNIIDFAMGFVGKPYRYGASGPNAFDCSGFTTYVYKKFGVKLPRSANSQAHGSYGMTISKNQLRPGDLVFFKTTSNNNNPVNHAGLYIGNGKFIHASSSKRTGGVKVSSLNSGFYQRCFKWGKRIDR, from the coding sequence TTGAAAAAATTATCTAAAGTGGTATGCTGTGTATTGGCAATTGCCATCTGCTTGTTGGTATTAGCTGTAGACAGCACAGCTTATGCAGCTTCACTTCTGAGAGAAGGAAGTAGGGGCAATGAAGTAACAAAATTACAGCAGGTGTTATATAACAAAGGATACATAAAAAAATCTCATATAACTGGTTACTATGGTCCCATAACCAGGGAAGCAGTGAAGAAATTCCAAAGGGACAATGGTCTTAAGGCTGATGGTATAGTCGGAAAAAATACAAGTGCAAGGATGTTTAATTCATCTTCTGCAAGCTCAAGGGGTTCTGCAAGGGTTGAAGCAAATATAGGTTTAGATTCATCGCAAAACATTATAGATTTTGCAATGGGGTTTGTTGGCAAGCCATATCGTTATGGAGCTTCAGGCCCGAATGCATTCGATTGTTCTGGTTTTACTACATATGTGTATAAGAAATTTGGTGTAAAATTGCCAAGAAGTGCAAATTCCCAGGCCCATGGTTCATATGGTATGACCATATCAAAGAATCAACTAAGACCTGGAGATTTGGTATTTTTCAAAACCACATCTAATAATAACAATCCTGTAAATCATGCAGGTTTGTATATAGGGAATGGCAAGTTTATCCATGCATCTTCTTCTAAAAGAACAGGTGGCGTAAAGGTAAGTTCTTTAAATTCAGGATTCTATCAAAGATGCTTTAAATGGGGTAAAAGAATAGATAGATAA
- the mraZ gene encoding division/cell wall cluster transcriptional repressor MraZ → MFIGEYQHTIDAKGRIIMPSKFREQLGDTFVVTKGLDNCLFVYPNDEWMELEKKLRTLPLTSKEARAFTRFFFAGATECQLDKQGRILIPANLRKHAALEKDVVIIGVSSRIEIWSKDMWDGYNEDADLDHDAIVEHMAELGI, encoded by the coding sequence ATGTTCATTGGGGAATACCAGCATACAATTGATGCAAAGGGCAGGATTATAATGCCTTCTAAATTCAGGGAGCAACTTGGAGATACCTTTGTAGTTACCAAGGGCCTTGATAATTGTCTGTTTGTATATCCCAATGATGAATGGATGGAACTTGAGAAAAAACTACGCACCTTACCCCTTACTAGCAAAGAAGCCCGTGCATTTACTAGATTTTTCTTTGCAGGGGCCACTGAATGTCAGCTGGACAAGCAGGGACGTATTCTTATCCCTGCCAATTTACGTAAACATGCTGCATTGGAGAAGGATGTAGTCATAATAGGCGTATCTTCACGTATAGAGATTTGGAGTAAGGATATGTGGGATGGCTATAATGAAGATGCAGATTTAGACCATGATGCAATAGTAGAGCACATGGCAGAGTTGGGTATTTAA
- the rsmH gene encoding 16S rRNA (cytosine(1402)-N(4))-methyltransferase RsmH has protein sequence MQFNHTPVLLDEVLEMLKPHPGEIMVDGTLGGAGHAIEIIKSVIPGGRLIGIDRDTNALEAAEKRLKDFEGNFVLLHDNFVHIKDILSRLDISGIDGMLLDLGVSSHQLDTADRGFTYKVDVPLDMRMDPTQSFSAWNVVNEYSVRELTRVIREYGEERWASRIAKFIVDSRPVDTTGELVDIIKAAIPASARRTGGHPAKRTFQAIRIEVNDELGILKQAITDAVDVLNPGGRLCIITFHSLEDRLVKQTFRMLKNPCTCSPQAPICTCGKKPVVNLINKKPITSTQEELNLNPRSHSAKLRGCQKLHKI, from the coding sequence ATGCAATTTAACCACACACCTGTCCTGTTGGATGAGGTACTTGAAATGTTAAAACCCCATCCAGGGGAGATCATGGTAGACGGTACGCTAGGCGGTGCTGGACATGCTATTGAGATAATAAAATCCGTTATTCCAGGGGGCAGGTTGATAGGTATAGATAGGGATACTAATGCACTTGAAGCAGCAGAGAAGAGGCTTAAAGATTTTGAAGGAAATTTTGTATTGCTACATGACAATTTTGTTCATATAAAGGATATATTATCTAGACTTGATATAAGTGGAATTGATGGAATGCTACTAGATTTGGGGGTATCATCCCATCAGCTAGATACGGCTGATAGGGGATTTACATATAAGGTGGACGTACCCCTTGATATGCGCATGGATCCGACCCAATCATTTAGTGCTTGGAATGTGGTAAATGAGTATTCTGTTAGGGAACTGACTAGGGTTATAAGGGAATATGGCGAGGAGAGATGGGCATCACGTATAGCTAAATTTATCGTAGATAGCAGACCGGTAGATACTACAGGGGAGTTAGTGGATATTATAAAAGCAGCTATACCCGCATCGGCAAGGCGAACTGGAGGGCATCCTGCAAAGCGAACTTTCCAGGCTATACGCATAGAAGTCAACGATGAACTAGGTATATTAAAACAGGCCATCACAGATGCAGTAGATGTGCTAAATCCAGGCGGAAGGTTGTGCATTATTACATTCCATTCTTTGGAGGACAGGTTGGTAAAGCAGACTTTTAGAATGCTAAAGAATCCTTGTACCTGTTCGCCTCAAGCACCCATATGTACCTGTGGTAAAAAACCTGTTGTAAATCTTATAAATAAAAAGCCAATAACATCTACACAGGAAGAATTAAATCTAAACCCTCGATCCCATAGTGCAAAACTTAGAGGATGTCAAAAGCTGCATAAAATATAA
- a CDS encoding FtsB/FtsL family cell division protein, which produces MLVAQEQEYLVTQEDWQEVERQTRQNTQPRPKKRAKPKNRVKPIITLLLVFSMACLVVVRYAKISENHQKILEMEANLKKSYSVQDALKVELAEGGDLNNIEKVAKENLGMNYPAKGQIQIVQLPDNKQVSNKNSAGSNANRQHSIKDVFTRIISFLD; this is translated from the coding sequence TTGTTAGTAGCGCAAGAACAGGAATATTTAGTAACTCAGGAAGACTGGCAGGAGGTTGAACGTCAAACGCGGCAAAATACTCAGCCGAGGCCAAAAAAAAGGGCAAAACCGAAGAATAGGGTAAAACCTATCATAACCTTGCTTTTAGTATTTAGTATGGCATGCTTAGTAGTGGTGCGCTATGCAAAGATATCCGAAAATCACCAAAAAATACTGGAGATGGAGGCAAATCTTAAAAAAAGCTATAGCGTTCAAGATGCACTAAAAGTAGAACTGGCCGAAGGCGGAGACCTAAACAATATTGAAAAAGTAGCCAAAGAAAATTTAGGTATGAATTATCCTGCAAAGGGTCAGATACAGATCGTTCAGCTTCCTGATAACAAGCAAGTTTCTAATAAAAATAGTGCAGGAAGTAATGCCAATCGGCAACATTCCATAAAAGATGTATTTACAAGGATTATAAGTTTTTTAGACTAG
- a CDS encoding stage V sporulation protein D, producing MTAPKVTNKKRLLFLLMGVTLIFFILIGRLAYVQLVWGVDLQKKALSQWTRELPVAPKRGIIYDRNGNVLAQSASAETVAARPNQIKDPKKAAQMLAPVLEMPEEDIYKKISDKKKSEVWIKRQISKEMANKVRELDIKGIVFTEESKRYYPNKNLASHIIGFTGVDGEGQEGIELFYDKQLKGFQGKIVTETDVRGRTLPYNVSRYIPPENGWNLVLTIDQTIQHFAEKAVADAMEHYKAKKVYCIIMEPNTGEILAIANRPDFDPNDPPRNLDFNEMQKYIKNISVKDNLDPGSTFKILTAASGLQDGVVSLDSTFDCPGYKMVDGQRIKCWKAGGHGHEDFKKAVQNSCNPVFMEIALRLGTDKFYKYMDAFGLGQKTGIDILGEEQGVVMNKSRVKNVDLARMGFGQAIAVTPIQLVNAVSAVINGGNLMEPHLAKEFKDEEGNVIEEIKPKKVRQVISAENSRIMCDILESVVSEGGGKNAYIPGYRIGGKTGTAQKYGENGKIMQGKHISSFIGFAPAEAPQVVVLFMVDEPQTPVDFGSVVAAPYVKMILEDTLKYLEVEPIFDEDTEEYRQMVEVPNVIGLPLTEAAKQLKDAKLNYIGEETGTIVEDQMPKPGAEVMVDTTVLLYMKRENAQNAEQGGSGRAIVPDLAGKSIREANQLLSSVGLKMTIQGSGIAVSQQPEAGEEVDKGSTVTVKFDAPEEE from the coding sequence TTGACAGCGCCAAAGGTTACCAATAAAAAGAGGTTACTGTTTCTGCTTATGGGGGTAACCCTGATTTTTTTTATACTGATTGGACGTCTGGCTTACGTTCAACTGGTATGGGGTGTTGATCTGCAAAAGAAAGCATTGAGTCAATGGACCAGAGAACTACCTGTTGCACCTAAACGGGGTATTATCTATGATAGAAATGGTAATGTGCTGGCCCAGAGTGCCAGTGCTGAAACGGTGGCCGCACGGCCCAATCAGATAAAAGATCCTAAAAAGGCAGCTCAAATGCTGGCACCAGTACTAGAAATGCCTGAAGAAGATATTTATAAGAAGATATCCGATAAGAAAAAGTCTGAAGTATGGATTAAAAGGCAAATATCTAAAGAGATGGCTAATAAAGTTCGAGAACTGGATATAAAGGGAATAGTATTTACTGAGGAGAGCAAGCGCTATTATCCAAATAAAAATCTCGCATCACATATAATCGGATTTACTGGAGTTGATGGTGAAGGTCAGGAAGGTATAGAGCTGTTTTATGATAAGCAGCTTAAGGGATTTCAAGGTAAGATTGTGACAGAAACAGATGTAAGGGGGCGGACTTTGCCCTATAATGTAAGCAGATATATACCGCCTGAGAATGGTTGGAACTTGGTTTTAACCATAGATCAGACCATACAACATTTTGCTGAAAAGGCAGTAGCTGATGCCATGGAGCACTATAAAGCAAAAAAAGTGTATTGTATTATAATGGAGCCAAATACAGGTGAGATTTTGGCAATAGCCAATCGTCCTGATTTTGATCCAAATGATCCACCAAGAAACTTGGATTTTAATGAAATGCAAAAATATATAAAGAATATCTCTGTAAAGGATAATTTAGATCCTGGTTCTACATTTAAGATTTTAACTGCTGCATCAGGCCTTCAGGATGGTGTAGTAAGCCTTGATAGTACATTTGACTGTCCTGGGTATAAGATGGTGGATGGGCAGAGGATAAAGTGCTGGAAGGCGGGAGGTCATGGGCATGAGGATTTCAAAAAGGCAGTTCAAAACTCGTGTAACCCTGTTTTTATGGAGATTGCACTTAGATTGGGAACGGATAAGTTCTATAAATACATGGATGCCTTTGGACTAGGACAAAAAACGGGTATAGACATTTTAGGCGAGGAACAAGGGGTTGTAATGAACAAAAGCAGGGTGAAAAATGTAGATCTTGCACGTATGGGGTTTGGTCAGGCAATAGCGGTTACACCAATACAGCTTGTAAATGCTGTCTCTGCAGTTATAAATGGCGGCAATCTAATGGAACCCCATTTAGCCAAGGAATTTAAAGATGAAGAGGGAAATGTAATAGAGGAAATAAAGCCTAAAAAGGTAAGACAGGTAATTTCAGCTGAAAATTCTAGAATAATGTGTGATATATTGGAGAGTGTTGTATCGGAAGGCGGCGGCAAAAACGCATATATACCAGGGTATAGGATAGGTGGCAAGACAGGAACTGCCCAGAAGTATGGGGAAAATGGGAAGATAATGCAAGGTAAGCATATATCATCTTTTATAGGATTTGCACCTGCTGAGGCGCCACAGGTAGTAGTACTTTTTATGGTGGATGAGCCACAGACACCGGTTGATTTTGGAAGTGTAGTTGCAGCACCATATGTAAAGATGATATTGGAGGATACATTAAAATACCTAGAAGTAGAACCTATCTTTGATGAAGATACAGAGGAATATAGACAAATGGTAGAAGTACCAAATGTTATAGGATTGCCGCTAACTGAGGCTGCAAAACAGCTAAAGGATGCTAAACTTAACTATATTGGTGAGGAGACAGGTACTATCGTAGAAGACCAAATGCCAAAGCCGGGAGCAGAGGTAATGGTAGATACTACAGTGCTTTTATATATGAAAAGGGAAAATGCCCAAAATGCTGAACAGGGCGGGAGTGGGCGTGCAATAGTACCAGATCTAGCAGGAAAGTCCATAAGGGAGGCCAATCAGTTATTATCATCCGTAGGGCTTAAGATGACCATACAGGGAAGCGGTATTGCAGTATCGCAGCAGCCAGAGGCGGGAGAAGAGGTTGATAAAGGGAGCACTGTTACGGTAAAATTTGACGCTCCTGAGGAAGAATAG
- a CDS encoding UDP-N-acetylmuramoyl-L-alanyl-D-glutamate--2,6-diaminopimelate ligase, whose protein sequence is MKLNDILREVPYIKADGDLNIDIQGLHYDSRKVTPNSVFFCIEGFKVDGHEFAGSAVSKGASVVVLRRDIPLPYDVTKVFVEDVRHSMALFASAFYGHPSDELTLIGVTGTNGKTTITYMIKSILEKSGEAVGVIGTITNMIGKDVLPSEHTTPESVDLQALLKEMENRGVGKVAMEVSSHSLSLDRVIGCNFDVGIFTNLTQDHLDFHGTLENYLKAKAKLFDLSKTGVINIDDKSGQIILEGIKGKSITYGIDNHADVMAENINITAKGSEFDLCILNKDKVHISLNIPGDFSVYNALASAAACHAVGVPTQDIKDGLENLQGVPGRFELLNINTPYSVIVDYAHTPDGLKNILETARNITEGRLITLFGCGGDRDAKKRPIMGEMAGKFSDLCIVTSDNPRTEEPMAIIKDILPGIDRTGCPYVVIENRREAISYALKHAQPGDVVILAGKGHETYQILKDRTIHFDEKEIVSELLGRDTE, encoded by the coding sequence ATGAAACTTAATGATATATTGAGGGAAGTACCATATATTAAGGCAGATGGAGATTTAAATATAGATATACAGGGTTTACATTATGATTCACGAAAGGTTACCCCTAATTCAGTTTTCTTTTGCATAGAAGGCTTTAAAGTTGATGGGCATGAGTTTGCCGGCTCTGCTGTATCTAAGGGGGCAAGTGTAGTTGTGTTGAGAAGGGATATACCCCTTCCATATGATGTCACTAAGGTGTTTGTAGAGGATGTAAGGCATAGTATGGCCCTTTTTGCCTCGGCTTTTTATGGTCATCCTAGCGATGAATTGACTTTAATAGGTGTAACTGGTACTAATGGTAAGACTACAATTACATACATGATAAAATCCATACTTGAGAAAAGCGGTGAAGCAGTTGGCGTCATAGGTACTATTACAAATATGATAGGAAAAGATGTATTGCCATCGGAGCATACTACGCCTGAGTCTGTGGATCTACAGGCACTACTAAAGGAGATGGAAAATCGCGGTGTAGGTAAAGTGGCTATGGAAGTATCATCCCACTCCCTTAGTCTTGACAGGGTTATAGGATGCAATTTTGATGTGGGGATCTTTACTAATTTAACACAGGATCATCTGGACTTTCATGGTACGCTGGAGAATTATTTAAAGGCAAAGGCTAAACTATTTGATCTAAGCAAAACAGGTGTTATCAATATAGATGATAAAAGTGGACAGATAATACTCGAGGGCATAAAAGGGAAAAGTATCACCTATGGCATAGATAATCATGCCGATGTCATGGCTGAAAATATTAATATTACAGCTAAAGGTTCGGAATTTGACCTATGTATATTGAACAAGGATAAGGTACATATATCCCTTAATATACCAGGAGATTTTAGCGTATATAATGCACTAGCATCTGCTGCTGCCTGCCATGCAGTTGGCGTACCCACACAGGATATAAAGGATGGATTGGAAAATTTACAAGGTGTGCCTGGTAGATTTGAGCTATTAAATATCAATACACCATATTCCGTTATTGTGGATTATGCCCATACACCAGATGGTCTGAAGAATATATTAGAGACTGCCAGGAATATAACAGAGGGGAGACTCATTACTCTGTTTGGCTGTGGAGGCGATAGGGACGCAAAGAAGCGACCAATCATGGGAGAGATGGCAGGTAAATTTTCAGATCTGTGCATAGTGACATCTGACAATCCTAGGACAGAGGAGCCTATGGCTATTATTAAGGACATACTGCCTGGTATAGATAGGACAGGTTGTCCATATGTTGTCATTGAAAACAGGCGGGAGGCAATATCCTATGCCCTTAAACATGCTCAGCCGGGAGATGTTGTAATATTGGCAGGGAAGGGACATGAAACATATCAGATTTTAAAAGATCGTACCATACACTTCGATGAAAAGGAGATAGTATCTGAGCTGTTAGGGAGGGATACTGAATGA
- a CDS encoding UDP-N-acetylmuramoyl-tripeptide--D-alanyl-D-alanine ligase, translating to MMPLSIGDIVGAVGGRLVQGNPENTINGVSIDSRNIEKGNLFIPIVGERFDGHDFLDQAVDKGAGAILTAQDVSMPTSISVIRVRDTREALWKLAAYYRSLFDIPIISITGSNGKTTTKDMIYAVLSSKYKVLKTQGNFNNDIGMPLTIFNLDNSYQMAVLEMGMSGFGEIDRLARIARPKVGVITNIGLSHIEKLGSQENILKAKMEILNYFEDDCIAILNGDDRLLLSIKKEKLPFRLEYVGTTPNADIVAENIVIKGEEGIAYDMHMGDTSYNISLKVPGVHNVYNSLMAIATGLIFDVPMSLIQEALENFETGDMRLNVFNTQDGIKVIDDVYNASPASMKAAIDILHDFKGQRKIAILGDMLEMGEYAQGGHREVGKYLAEKGIDILITKGDLSEFIGRQAKDDGMSEQYIHHLKCNKDVINLLRTLVKEGDTILVKGSRGMKMEEIVQYFSKGRQ from the coding sequence ATGATGCCACTAAGCATAGGAGATATAGTAGGAGCAGTAGGCGGGAGACTGGTTCAGGGTAATCCCGAAAATACTATAAATGGCGTTAGCATTGATAGTAGAAATATAGAAAAGGGAAATCTTTTTATCCCCATTGTAGGAGAGAGATTTGATGGGCATGATTTTTTAGATCAGGCTGTAGATAAGGGTGCTGGAGCTATATTGACAGCACAGGATGTATCAATGCCCACCTCCATATCTGTCATAAGAGTAAGGGATACTAGAGAGGCATTGTGGAAATTAGCGGCATATTATAGAAGCCTATTTGATATACCCATCATCTCCATAACGGGTAGCAATGGAAAAACGACGACTAAGGATATGATATATGCTGTTTTAAGTAGTAAATATAAAGTGCTTAAAACACAGGGGAATTTTAATAATGATATAGGTATGCCACTTACCATCTTCAATCTGGATAACAGCTATCAAATGGCAGTGTTGGAGATGGGGATGAGTGGTTTTGGGGAAATAGATAGACTAGCACGTATTGCAAGACCAAAAGTAGGGGTAATAACAAATATAGGATTATCTCATATTGAAAAGCTTGGCAGTCAGGAGAATATACTTAAGGCAAAGATGGAAATTTTAAACTACTTCGAAGATGATTGTATCGCCATATTAAATGGGGATGATAGATTGCTTTTGAGTATAAAAAAAGAAAAATTACCATTTAGATTAGAATATGTGGGCACAACCCCCAATGCAGATATAGTTGCCGAGAATATAGTAATAAAAGGTGAAGAAGGTATAGCATATGATATGCATATGGGAGATACATCATATAATATAAGTCTTAAGGTACCAGGGGTACATAATGTATATAATAGTCTCATGGCTATTGCAACGGGGCTTATTTTTGATGTACCAATGTCCCTTATACAAGAGGCGTTGGAGAATTTTGAAACGGGAGATATGCGCCTTAATGTATTTAATACACAGGATGGTATAAAGGTTATTGACGATGTATATAATGCCAGTCCTGCTTCTATGAAGGCAGCAATCGATATTTTACATGACTTTAAAGGACAAAGGAAAATAGCTATTTTAGGTGATATGCTGGAGATGGGTGAATATGCTCAAGGAGGGCATAGGGAAGTGGGAAAATATCTGGCTGAAAAAGGTATAGATATTCTTATTACCAAGGGAGATCTTAGTGAGTTTATAGGTAGGCAGGCAAAAGATGATGGAATGTCAGAGCAATACATACACCATTTAAAATGTAATAAAGATGTAATAAACTTATTACGCACGCTGGTAAAAGAAGGGGATACTATATTAGTGAAGGGTTCTCGTGGTATGAAGATGGAAGAGATTGTGCAATATTTTAGCAAGGGGAGGCAGTAA